From Camelina sativa cultivar DH55 chromosome 5, Cs, whole genome shotgun sequence:
CACTCCGTCAGAaacttaaaactttaatgggcaTTATGTGTATAGAAAAGATTAGTTTCAGATATAGCATGGCCTGGTCTAAAGCCAATGTTGTGTAGAAACGTTCTTCGTTgttttttattagaaatttagGCATTTGTCaatgagtaatatatatatcccGAGCTTTTTGCAAGAGAGAGATTGGAAGATGGAGGAGATGCAAAAGATACAATTAATAGGGAGGTATCAGAATTTATTTGGATTAAGTACTTAATGGACTTGGTATATATGCTCATGCAAATGTTGGTAACAATAGTAGTAAACACAAATtcaaacacacaagagaaggagaaaaaaataccataaaagaagaaaacattgttACAATACATAATAGGTCATATTATAAAGCTGCTAAATGGACCAATTCAAAATTATGATCATAGAAATACCTACAAATCTATGCATTTCATTGGtcactatataaaaatatcagatgttaaatatatatccGACATAGCCCGGATTAATCCCTAGTTATAATCTAATTTAGACCATTTCTGTATGCACGTTGTATGAGTTCAGTTTTGTTCCATACTTAACTTTAATTAATGAGAGTTTGGAATCTTAAaccattgttttattttattatgttcttttttttttaggttttaattgactaAGACCaccaaattaattttgtaatgatAATAGGTACATTTAAAGAAccacaaaattattattttactaaaatttatggtttaataaattatttggcatactattaattataatgaactaaacatattttttaaaaacaaacatacgTCTAGATacattattatttctttttgttgttgttatctcaATACATAAGCTTATCCATAGTACATAtcttaagaaatatattttacataagaTATTCCTTTCTTCACATATTttacacacatgttttattcttTACCTCGCATCATACACACATCACACTTTACTACTTCATATTATAGACACAGTATTTTATTCGTTACTTCACATCTCTTTCTTAACATCAATTCTTTACTTCTTTACTTACTTCACTTCATGCTTTATTCTAATAGAAAAATGTAGAAACTTCTACTATATAATCTTACTAATAGCAATGAGAGTaatcacccaaaaaaaataatctatcaagagatataaaacataagaaacatgaCTAGCCATGGATACGTTGATTGGCAGTTCAGTGGCAGCGATGCAGCTGAAAAGGCCGCTGCAGTCTCTCTAGGTACTTACTCTTCTGAAATCTTTGGCATGTGCGACCCTCAAGGAAAGCCTATTTTGCCTCCACTAAGCGAGGAGGCAGAGACCAGCCATACTGCCGAAAAGGCAGTCGTTCAAGCTGTCCTCTGCGGCAAAGGAAACGCCTACGCCCCTAGTATTGGCCTCTCGGTTGCGAAACGGTAAATATAGAATGTTaactattttagatttttttgcaCATTTTTGTAGTATTGTTGGTTAGATCTATATATGTTAGTTTTTGGATTGGTTCAGGTTAGTCCTTAACTTATTTGAGAATTAAGCCGAATACATTATGGCCAGTCAAGTTAGATAGAATCGGTTCAACGAAATTGGCATCCTTGGCTGTTCTGAATCTTAACTCTATGCTTATCAGTGCTGTGGCGGATTATTTAAACCGAGATCTTGATAACAAGCTAACGGGAGATGATGTATATATGACTGTTGGGTGCAAACAAGCAATCGAGCTTGCGGTCAAAATCCTGGCTAAACCAACAGCCAACATCTTGCTTCCGAGGCCTGGCTTTCCATGGGACATTGTCCACTCTATTTACAAACATCTTGAGGTTCGAAGGTATGAAGTCATCCCGGAAAGAGACTTTGAGATCAATTTCGACAGCGTCAGAGAGATGGTAGACGAGAACACGTTTGCGATATTTATAATCAACCCCCATAACCCCAATGGGAACTACTACACTAAGGCTCATCTTGAGCAGGTATTTAAGTAATTTTACTCTTGGAAAATTGTTCACATGAAACATGATTGGCTAGATGAACTAGGCATGCataaaatctagtttttgtttacgttttttcttcaaattaagTAATGTTATAATCAAAACTCTCTCCTACGTTGTAAGCTTAAcccacaaaaacaaataaacacatttTTCTGTGTCATTTACGATTTGCagtattgaaaatataaatcctactatattaattgagaagtacaaatataaaactaatcttataaagtataaaaaattacattgttaTGTTAGTgctttcaaacaaaataactttttaaaacatatataacaataatttttattattatattataatgttttgGAGAAAATGTTGATCCGTGTTTTATGTCACAAGATATCTCTTAGTAGCTTGATTTTAAGTTAAGGCAAACAAGATGCAAATCTTTACTTTTGAAATCAATCACAGCTGGCAACATTGGCTCGGGAACTCGGGATAATGGTAATTTCGGATGAAGTATATAGATGGACCGTGTTCGGGAGTAATCCCTTTGTTCCAATGGGAAAATTCTCCTCGATAGTACCCGTAGTTACTGTCGGGTCCATATCGAAAGGGTGGATAGTCCCAGGATGGCGAACCGGCTGGCTTGCACTGCACGATATAAATGGTGACTTCAAAACCACCAAGGTTGGTCCGGAAACAGCAATATGCattattttcctatatataattctatattagattaatagttaaaaagaaaatcatttcaGTTCATTTTCTTGGCCTTATCTTGTTTTTATATGTACAGGTCTTAAAAGCTGCTAAAGAATATCTTGAGATTAGTTCTAAACCACCAACTGTTATCCAGGTTCGGATCGCGTTTCATTATAATTTGTTCAATCTCCAGaattattgtaaataaatattatgaattcGATATTCCATTATGAATTCAATATAGGCGGCTATTCCTACCATCTTGGAGAAAACTCCTCAAGAGTTCTTCGATAAGAGGCAGAGTTTTCTGAAAGACAAAGTGGAATTTGGATATTCAAAGCTCAAGCACATACCAACCCTCACCTGTTACATGAAACCTGAAGCATGCACTTTCTTATGGGTATTAattctattaatatattatttttacatcttttaattaatttttgagtttaaaacCAACTTCTCCTTGCGTGGATGGGCATACCGCAGACAAAGCTGGACCCATTGGATTTTGTAGACATTGAAGACGATCATGACTTCTGTAGGAAACTTGCTAAGGAAGAAAACCTCGTTCTTTTACCTGGTAAAAACCCTGATTGTGAAAACCTCTCGTTC
This genomic window contains:
- the LOC104785743 gene encoding probable aminotransferase TAT4 isoform X1 → MTSHGYVDWQFSGSDAAEKAAAVSLGTYSSEIFGMCDPQGKPILPPLSEEAETSHTAEKAVVQAVLCGKGNAYAPSIGLSVAKRAVADYLNRDLDNKLTGDDVYMTVGCKQAIELAVKILAKPTANILLPRPGFPWDIVHSIYKHLEVRRYEVIPERDFEINFDSVREMVDENTFAIFIINPHNPNGNYYTKAHLEQLATLARELGIMVISDEVYRWTVFGSNPFVPMGKFSSIVPVVTVGSISKGWIVPGWRTGWLALHDINGDFKTTKVLKAAKEYLEISSKPPTVIQAAIPTILEKTPQEFFDKRQSFLKDKVEFGYSKLKHIPTLTCYMKPEACTFLWTKLDPLDFVDIEDDHDFCRKLAKEENLVLLPGIAFGQKNWLRHSIDMETPRLEDAFVRLKSFCDRHSIIVESSLKDVSDVRQLKTSDSSNISEAKI
- the LOC104785743 gene encoding probable aminotransferase TAT4 isoform X2, whose product is MTSHGYVDWQFSGSDAAEKAAAVSLGTYSSEIFGMCDPQGKPILPPLSEEAETSHTAEKAVVQAVLCGKGNAYAPSIGLSVAKRAVADYLNRDLDNKLTGDDVYMTVGCKQAIELAVKILAKPTANILLPRPGFPWDIVHSIYKHLEVRRYEVIPERDFEINFDSVREMVDENTFAIFIINPHNPNGNYYTKAHLEQLATLARELGIMVISDEVYRWTVFGSNPFVPMGKFSSIVPVVTVGSISKGWIVPGWRTGWLALHDINGDFKTTKVLKAAKEYLEISSKPPTVIQAAIPTILEKTPQEFFDKRQSFLKDKVEFGYSKLKHIPTLTCYMKPEACTFLWTKLDPLDFVDIEDDHDFCRKLAKEENLVLLPGKNPDCENLSFYRTNI